A stretch of the Oncorhynchus mykiss isolate Arlee chromosome 23, USDA_OmykA_1.1, whole genome shotgun sequence genome encodes the following:
- the LOC110502342 gene encoding E3 ubiquitin-protein ligase TRIM21 — protein sequence MTQQGPTAAMEEKLSCPICFEFFQDPVSLKCQHSFCRSCLETPTRIQQKQRKCPVCRGRNSIDNIQPAMSNMKLRNIVEAYLQREEKKGSGGRAVGLVVCARHNKKLRFFCEECEELVCAVCVETERHAKHKHQPVKEEAQWRKREITSLIYNLPEKLELDIKQARATRKCAAQYIKTQAQTTAGQIKSEFANLHQFLRVEEEARLAALKQEEGMKTGLLTERIARLASNMTSLPGRISDIQTKMKTDDISFLQMYKDLKDRAKYTLQDPEPVSGALIDVAQHLGNLRFKVWKKMQEMVQYTPVTLDVNSAHPDLLISGVLLEVSDRRSSQPVPDNAERFDSSVSVLGSEAFYSGIHSWEVEVGPKKAWTLGVAKEGVARKGNVMVSPEGGIWAMGLWNGEEYSAGTSPLGTPLVLSRKPQNVRVKLDYEKGELSFYDSSDMSLIYMFEQRFTERLFPFFSPCLNSDGTNPGVLSICPEKVFVTVTPAH from the exons atgacCCAGCAGGGACCTACAGCAGCTATGGAGGAAAAGCTCAGCTGTCCCATCTGCTTTGAGTTCTTCCAGGACCCAGTGAGTCTGAAATGTCAACACAGCTTCTGCCGCAGCTGCCTGGAAACACCAACAAGGATTCAACAAAAGCAGCGCAAGTGCCCAGTCTGCAGGGGAAGGAATTCCATAGACAATATCCAGCCCGCAATGTCTAATATGAAACTGAGGAACATAGTGGAGGCCTAcctgcagagagaagagaagaaggggAGTGGGGGGAGAGCAGTGGGTCTTGTGGTGTGCGCCAGACATAATAAGAAGCTCAGGTTTTTCTGTGAGGAATGTGAGGAACTtgtttgtgctgtgtgtgtggagacCGAGCGGCATGCCAAGCATAAACACCAGCCAGTGAAGGAGGAAGCGCAATGGCGTAAG AGGGAAATCACTTCATTGATCTACAACCTTCCTGAGAAACTGGAACTGGACATAAAGCAAGCGAGAGCCACAAGAAAGTGTGCAGCACAATACATCAAG ACCCAGGCCCAAACCACAGCAGGACAGATCAAGAGTGAGTTTGCTAACCTCCACCAGTTCCTGAGAGTTGAGGAGGAGGCCAGACTGGCAGCTTTGAAACAGGAGGAAGGGATGAAGACAGGGTTACTGACCGAGAGGATCGCCCGTCTTGCCAGCAACATGACCTCACTCCCAGGGAGGATCTCAGACATACAGACCAAGATGAAGACAGATGACATCTCGTTTCTACAG ATGTACAAGGACTTGAAAGACAG GGCCAAGTATACATTGCAGGATCCAGAGCCTGTATCGGGGGCACTGATAGACGTGGCCCAACACTTGGGAAACCTGAGGTTCAAGGTCTGGAAGAAAATGCAAGAGATGGTGCAATACA CCCCTGTGACCCTGGATGTGAATTCAGCCCACCCTGATCTACTGATCTCTGGGGTCCTCCTGGAGGTGAGTGACAGACGATCATCCCAGCCTGTGCCTGATAACGCGGAGCGATTCGACAGCTCAGTGAGCGTGCTGGGCTCTGAAGCCTTCTACTCAGGCATTCACAgctgggaggtggaggtggggccTAAGAAGGCCTGGACCCTGGGAGTGGCCAAAGAGGGTGTGGCCAGGAAGGGCAATGTGATGGTCAGCCCAGAGGGTGGGATCTGGGCAATGGGGCTGTGGAACGGGGAGGAGTATAGCGCTGGAACCTCCCCGTTGGGTACCCCTTTGGTCCTGAGTAGGAAACCCCAGAACGTCAGGGTCAAGTTGGACTATGAGAAAGGAGAGCTGTCCTTCTATGACTCCAGTGACATGTCACTCATCTATATGTTCGAACAGAGGTTCACAGAGAGACTGttccccttcttctctccctgccTTAACTCCGATGGCACTAACCCTGGAGTACTGAGTATCTGCCCTGAGAAGGTGTTTGTGACTGTGACACCTGCTCACTAA